The genome window TAATTTGCTGCGCCGTACCTGCTAAAGGCGTTGAGGAGCTTGATTTAGAGTTGTAGTGTTTTGAAACAAAGTATTAAACTTTAATTTAGTGTAAACTGAAAAGCTTGAGAGGCAAAAGTATTGGGGCCGCTTAACGTTATTAAGAGATATGTGGGTAAGCTCACTTAACGGTAGTTAAGCCTGAAATTGTTTTTTATTAATAATAGGCACAAAGGTGGAAGGTAAGTTGCCTTCCAACCTGATATGTAAACTTTACCTGAGGTATTTATTTATTAATATGTGAAACAGCGGCACACCTAATGTAAGTATAAGTCCCATGGACATGCCTGCTATGAGACAAGCTGCACTCCAAAATGACCACTTTTTCTGAACAGCTTGAAAGTGTTCAATATTATCCCATCTTTTATTTTGCCATGCCCATTCTCGTCCTTTAAAACCTAAGACAAATGCCATGATAAAACCAAGATAAGGAACAAGAACAAGTGCGCCAATCCATGTCCGGTTATGTATTGCCCACGCCCAATTAAATAAAAAGGCGCCCCAGCTCCATCCTTTTATACCTTCTGGTAGCTTATGGCCCTTTCCCATGCCTGAAGTGTTGGCATCACTCTTTATGTTTTTACCAGATTTGGCGTTTGAACGTTTTTTACTCACTTACTCTCTCCTTGAATATATACAATAGTCCTGTAAATTAAATCATTTTTAATTTGTTATTAAAAAATAATAACTTGAATCCTATTTGCATTCAATAGTTTACTGTATTTTATGCAGGAAATGATAAAGAGTTTTTCTTTGTCACTATTACTTATTTACACTGTTTCAAAATCATATTTATGTGTAATTGCTTTACCAGAAAGTATTTTCCTTGTTTTATATAAAAATGTCTGCACATTTTAAGAAACCATTCGCAGGATATATTTTAACTTATTGTAAAATAAAAATATTATTCACTAAATTCAGATTTCACTTAAACAAACACAAAAAAAGAGGCTTAATAGCCTCTTATAAAACAGTATTAAAAACTTAAAACTAAGCTAGTAAACCCGCTTTTTTTTCAGGCATTGCTATAAAACCATCAAGTTTACGAACGTTGTTTAGCCATCTTAAAATATTGGGATATTGCTCAAGTGATACGCCACCCTCTGGTGCGTGTGCTATGTATGAAAAGTTGGCAATGTCGGCAATAGTAGGCTGAGTGCCTACTAAGTACTCGCGATTTTGTAAATACGCATCCATTGTTTTAAATAATGTGTGGGCAATGTTTATCGCGTTTTGATGATCAAGCTCTGCGCCAAATACAGTGACTAAACGAGCTGCACACGGACCTGAAGCCACAAGCCCTGCAGCAACGCTCAACCAGCGCTGAATGTGCGCTTGAACAGTAATATCTTCTGGGTACCAGGTTCTGTTAGCATCAAATTTTTGTGCCAAATACAGCAAAATAGCGTTTGAATCATTAATAACGTCATCGTTATGTTTAAGTACCGGTACTTGTCCAAAAATATTCATTTTTAAAAAGTCAGCTTGTTTTTGTTCGCCGTTTTGCAGTGCAACATCAACCATATTTACATCAAGATTTAAAAGCGATGTAAATAGCTCTGCACGATGTGAATGACCAGATAAAGTAAAACGGTATAGCGTTAGGTTGCTCATGGGTTATCCTGTTTTTTAATTTTGAATAGTGATTTTTAATAACGCTATTCTTTCACTATTATCAGTATTGAAAAACCGAGCTAGTAAGGAATTAATGTCAATGCTATATTGACAATCATGGATACTATTATTGGCATTAAAACAATCATAGCGGTTGTTGAAACAGGTTCTTTTACAGCCGCAGGCGACAGACTAGGGCTTTCAAAGGCACTGGTCAGTAAGTACGTGGGCATTGTAGAGCAAGACTTAGGGGTTAGATTATTTAACCGCTCCACGCGCAGAATTTCGATTACCGAAGCGGGGCAAAGTTATTACGCAAGCGTAGTGCCTGTAATTGAAAGCTACAGCGAAATGCTCGATAACTTATCGGGTCAAACAGCGCTTGCTAGCGGCAAACTTCGGGTGAGTGCGCCGGTGTCTTTTGGCGAATCAAATCTTGCGCCGTTAATGCCTGAATTACTGAGCCGTTATCCTGATTTAAGTATTGATTTAGTGCTTTCAGACAAAACAATTGATTTGCTAGAAGAGGGGGTTGATTTAGCAATTAGAATTGGCAGTGTGTCTGACTCTAATTTAATCGCGAGGCAAATTACCAGTTACCCTTTAATTTTATGTGCATCAGCAGATTATATTCAGCGTTTTGGCGCACCAGCGAGTGTTGACGAGCTTGAGCAACATGCTACGGTGATTGATAGCAACTTTAAAATAGGTCGCCATTGGCCTCTAGTTTCACCAAGTGGTGAGGCATTAACGGCAAGCGTAAACTCGCGTGTTTCGGTTAATAATCCACAAGCTGTAAAAGAGGTGGTTGTAGCGGGTGGCGGTATTGGCTTAATTCCTGAAATAGTGGTGAGAGACGATATTGCATCGGGTAAGCTTGTACAGGTTATGCAAGGTTATAAAACCTTTGAGTTTGGTTTATTTGCTATTTATCCGCATAGAAAGTTTGTGGCACAAAAGGTTACGTCGTTTATTCATTTTTTATTTGAAAAGTTTGAAGCTAAGCCAAAAACAAAAAAGCCTAAAATCAGTTAAGTGATTTTAGGCCTTTTAAAGTAGGTCATTAAAATATCATTTAAAACAGGTGCTTACTTTAAAGTGGTGCTTACTTAAAACAACTACTTACTTTAATATAATAACTGGCACATCGTTGTTTTCGAGCATTTTAATGGTATTACTGCCCACAAAAAACTGCCTTAACTTAGAGTGCCCAAAAGCCCCCATAACAATCAAATCAATGTTATTTTGCTCTTTGTATTGCATTAACGAGTCGAAAATATTGCCCTCTAAAAAGCTTGCAGACACTTCAAAACCCATACTACTGAGTTTAAATTGAGCGTTAAGAAACTTCTCTTCTAAGTTCTTCTCATTATTATTAATACTCACTAAATGACAATGAAGCCCATGTAATAAACCGCCATCAATAACTTGTTGCAGTGCTTTGTCGGCTGTTTCGCGACCATCGTACGCAATCATAAATGATTTAGGCTGCTTAAACTTTTTAGAAATAAGCAATATTGGTTGCGAGGCGCTACGCACGAGCGTTTCGATGTGTGAACCAAGTGCATTTAAATCAACACGATGATCAACACCATTTCGACCAATAACGATTAAGCGAGTATCATCTTTAAAATCAATAATAGCGTCGATTACATCACCGTGACGTTTAATTAATTCATAGTTTTGAATATGAGCAATTTTTGCTTTTACAGCAACCGAGTCGAGTAATTCATCTGCTAGTTTTAAAGAAATTTTACTACGGTGTTCATCGAGTTTTGTCATTTCTTCAAGCAAAGCCGATTGAGCACCTAAACCAATCGTACCGGTGTAGTTACCTACATTAGTTTGTTGTATTTTTTCAAGCATATGTATAAAGCTAATTGGTTTATTTAGCTTTTTTGAAGCCCAAATAGCAGCTTCGGTTACAGCGTGTGTAATGACAGAGCCATCGATACAGGTAATTATTTTTTTCATTACATTCTCCTTAATGACCGCCAAGTAGTTTATCGACTTCTTTAGGGTCGTTATGTACGCCAAACTTATCAACAACTGTTTCGGTTGCGCTATTCATACCAACAATATTAACTGTTGCGCCTTCGCGTCTAAATTTAATAACCACCTTGTCGAGTGATGATACACCGGTTATATCCCAAAAGTGAGCATGGGTTAAATCTATAACAACATTTGTTACCGCACTTTTAAAATCGAATGACGCTATAAACTGCTCTGCTGAGGCAAAAAATACCTGGCCTACAACTTCATAAGTTACTAGGTTTTTAGTTTCATCGTGCTTAGTTGTAACAACCATAAAGCGACCAATTTTGTTCGCAAAAAACAACGTAGCTAGCAATACGCCAACTAAAACACCAATGGCTAGATTATGCGTGGCAACAACTACAATAACGGTGGAAATCATCACTACGTTTGACGAAAGCGGGTTCTTTTTTAAATCCTTAACTGATGCCCAAGAGAATGTACCAATCGACACCATAATCATTACTGCAACTAATGCCGCCATAGGAATTAAACGCAGCCACTCATCTAAAAACACCACCATGATGATTAAAAATAAACCAGCAATAAAGGTTGAAAGTCGTCCACGACCGCCCGATTTAACGTTAATGATTGACTGTCCAATCATGGCGCAACCCGCCATACCACCAAATAAACCTGCGCCAATATTGGCAATACCTTGACCTTTACACTCTTTATTACGATCGCTAGTTGTATCAGTTAAGTCATCAACAATAGTGGCGGTCATCATGGATTCAAGTAAGCCCACAACCGCAAGACCAATCGAATAGGGTAATACAATTTGCAGCGTTTCGAGTGTTAGCGGTACATCGGGCCATAAAAATATAGGCAGGGTGTCTGGCAGTTCGCCCATGTCGCCAACGGTTCTTATATCAAGCCCTAAAAACAGTGAAACCAGCGTAATAACAACAATACACACTAAAGGAGAGGGAAGGATTTTGCCAATAGTTGGAATATACGGAAATAAGTAAATAATACCTAAGCCCGCTGCGGTCATTGCATAAACATGCCAAGTAACATTGGTCAGCTCAGGTAACTGCGCCATAAATATTAAAATTGCCAGTGCGTTTACAAACCCTGTAACAACAGAGCGCGATACAAACCGCATTAACTCACCGAGCTTTAAAAAGCCTGCAAATATTTGCAGTACACCGGTAAGTAAGGTGGCAACCAGTAAGTATTCCAGACCATGATCTTTAACCAGCGTCACCATTAACAGCGCCATTGCACCGGTAGCCGCCGATATCATGCCAGGGCGTCCGCCTACAAAGGCAATAATAACGGCGATACAAAATGAGGCGTATAAACCTACTTTTGGATCAACACCTGCAATAATAGAAAAGGCAATAGCTTCCGGTATTAGGGCAAGCGCCACAACAATACCAGCAAGCACATCGCCACGAACATTAGAGAGCCAATCTCTTTTTACGTGATCAAACATGTAATAAACCTAATTAGTTAGTTTCCCAAAGTATAGGGGAGTATTTTATTTAAATAACAATGATTCTCGCGCAGATGGCGATTAAGGTTGCACGTAACGTGCTGATGAAAAAGGGAGTGGTTGCCTAGGGCGGCGTAAGTTTCAAGTAAAAAGCTCCTTTTTGATTAGTTTATATTAATAATGCAAACGAATTAAAGGTATCACATATATATTAGCAATATGCTGTTTTGCCTTAAAGACCAAACTTTAATCCAATAATGTTTTTGAATATTTAAAACTCAAACGTAAAACCAAACTCTTTTAATTTTTCGTACACGTTTATGTCAAAACGATAAAGCGTTGCGGCTCGGTGAGCTACATTTGTTTGTTTTTCTTTGCAGTTTATTAGTAAGTTCATTTTTTGAAACTTACGTCTAAAGTTAGGTTTATCGAGTGATTTATTTAAAATCGACTCGTAAATTCCTTGTAGCTCAAGCAGGGTAAATTTTTCAGGGAGCAGGCTAAAACCAATCGGCTCGTGTCTTACTTTGTAGCGTAAGTAGTCTAAGCCACTTTTTAAAATATCGGCATGGTCAAACATTAAAGCCGGTACACTATTTACATCAAACCATTCACATTCTAAAGCATTGTCGCCACTCACAAGGTTGGTTTCTTCAAAGCGAACGAGCGAATAATAAACAATGGTAATAATACGTCTGGCAGGGTAGCGGTCTACGTTACCAAAAGCACCTAACTGATCTAAGTACAGGTTTTCAACACCGGTCGTACTTTTAACAACTCGTAAAGCTGCAAGGTCTAAGTTTTCATCTTTACGAACCCAATGACCAATTAAACCCCACAGGCTTGTTGCAAGGCCGCGGTTATATTTAACCAGCAACACCTTTAACTTACCTTCATGAATAGCAAATACAATATTATCTACGGTTAGATTACTAATGCAGTCATCAGGAATCGATTCTTCGTCGATGTTGTTAGTAATGTTTGATGTTTTATAGTGCATAAATTACTCAGCCAAAGCTATACGAAGATATTGTTATAAAGACTATTAAGGGTATATAAAAGGTGAGTAAAGCGCAAATAAAAAGCTTTTATAATTCCTATTTAAAACAATCAGATAAACCTAAAAAACGTTTACGCCCCATTGTTTGGATAGGAATTGGCTTAGCTACATTTCAACAATTAGTAGGCATTAACGTTGTTTTTTACTACGGCGCGGTACTTTGGCAAGCTGCCGGTTTTACTGAATCTGACGCGTTACTTATTAATATAATAAGCGGCTTTGTAAGTATTTTAGCGGTGTTTATTACCATGTATTTTATAGACAAAATTGGCAGAAAACCTTTTTTGTTAACCGGCTCAATTGGTATGACGGTGACGCTTTCGGTTATTGTCTATGCCTTTTTAAACGCAGATATTGGCTCAACAGGTAACTTAGAACTAGGAGAACAGGGCATAGTTGCTTTAATAGCCGCTAATGCGTATGTGTTCTTTTTTAACTTATCGTGGGGCCCTGTAATGTGGGTTATGTTAGGCGAAATGTTCCCTAACCAAATTCGCGGCTCTGGCCTTGCAGTTACTGGCTTTGCCCAGTGGATAGCTAACTTTTTAATTACTTGGTCGTTCCCTGTTATGCTCACAGGCATTGGTTTAGCTGGGGCTTATGGTTTTTACGCATTTTGTGCGTTTGTTTCAGTCATATTTGTATTTAAGTTTTTACACGAAACCAAAGGCAAAGAGCTTGAACAAATGAAAGGGTAAATATTATTCCTTTAATAAGCGCCAAAACTAAAGCAATAGAACTAGAATAATAGAATTAAAGCAATAGTTTTGGCGTTGTTAGACTGCTTCACTCGTTAAGCTTTCTTTTTACTAAACCCAAACACTTTATAAACTCGCAGTAACTACCTCATTTCTCAATAGTTAAATTACTAATGCACTTAAGTAAATTCCGCTCAAGTGTGCTGGTATCGCTATATGCTCTTGAGCTACTTTTTTATATTGATGCTTAGGAAGTTGGTAGCGCACCAATTTCTGCTCTTTCATTAAACGAGTGCAATATAGCGACTTAACGTTAAGCCTCTCGCTGTAGCAATAGCTGCTATTACTACAGCACCCGTAGAGCCGTCACTTTCTGCGAAACTGCTCTTTACCGTAGCTAATGCTTTAACCTTTTAGAGTTAATACTACGCGTTTTTTACCCAATATTTATAGCCACTACGCTGTATATTAAATACTTCACAGCAACGCTTTAGTAAATCAGTCATAGCTACCTAATTATTAATAAATTATAAGGTGTTGCATTGACTCATTGAATTCACCGTAGCCTTTTTTAGGATTTCCTTTTCTTCTTCAATATGCGCAATACGTTTTTTAAGCACGCGAATTTCAAGTTGTTGTGGCGTCATGGGTGTTGTTTGCCTGTGATGCCATTACGTTTATGTTTTAACTGACGGACCCGTTTATCTAGCGATGATTTACCGACATTCATAGCCTCTGCAGCTTCTCATATTGAATAGTTTGTATCGACGACTAATTGTGCGCATTCAAGTCTAAATTCGAGTGTAAAGTTGGTTCTTGCTCTGTTTTCCAAAGTGTGACCTAAGTTTGATGAGATGGATAATAACATCCCCCAATTAAGTGGTTAAATTAACTACGCCACTGCAATAAAAACATATTTCCTCAAGTAAAAGTTATATCAGTTAATGCCACCTAGTCGTAATTTTCAATACATTTAACTTTCGCAGAAATATTTAACTTTGAAATATATACAGCGAAGTGATTTTTCAGGAGTGATTATAGTTAAACCGATAAGTTAAGAAGCGAAAGTTTTGATATTAATATGTAACCAGTTGGTAAATGAGTAATTTAAAAAGATGTATAAGTTTAACATTCACCTGATGCTGATAATAAATTTACAACTACCTAATCAACAGGGGTCATAATAATGAAAAGAAACATTTACATAAACACGTTACTAGCAGGGACATTCGGTTTACTGCCTTTATCTGATGCAATTAGCCAAGAATTATCTGTGGATCAAAATGATGATGTAGAAGTAATCCAAGTTACAGGTATTCGCCAGAGTATTATCACCGCTAACGAGAAAAAGCGCTCTTCAGAAAACATTGTCGATGGTATTTCCGCTGAAGATTTAGGGGTTTTCCCTGATGCGAATGTGGCCGAGTCACTGCAACGTATTACCGGAGTTTCAATTGACCGATCTGGTGGTGAAGGTCGTTTTATTACTGTTCGAGGACTTGGGCCTGAGTTTAATACGGTATTGGCAAATGGACGTATTTTGGCTACCGAAAATGCTGGACGTGAATTTAGTCTCGATGTCTTACCTGCAGATTTAATTAATGGGGCAACCGTTTATAAAAGCTATAGTTCTAACCTAACCGAAGGGGCGATTGGTGGAACCGTTGATATTACTACTTGGAGACCATTTGATATCAATGAGACAAAGGTAAGTGCTTCTATCGCCGGTACGTATGATACTAATGCTGAATCTTACGATATGAAAGGCTCAGCCCTGTTTAGTACGCTTTTTAATGATGACATGGGTTTTCTGGCATCGCTTTCTTACAATCAACGTACAGTAAGAATTGATAGCGTTTTCTCTGATGGTTATGTTCCATATAGCTTTGATGAAACACAGACCGTAAATGGCGAACCGGCAAATGATGTTTTAACCTTAGCGAGCCAAAGATATCAAGTTTTTGATCAGGACCGTGAGCGCATTGGCGGTACATTGGTGTATCAATGGAAGCCAAATGATGATCAGGTTTTGACGATCGATGGCTTATTTTCGATATTTAACGTTGAAGATAGTAGTACCGAAGTCGCATTTCCATTCAGTGTAGGTCGCGAAAATGGTTTTAGTAATGTTGTAGTTAATAATAGCGGCATGGTTCAATCTGCAACTAAAGATGGTTTTGTTGATGTTATTAGAGCGTCTTCTCCTCGAGATACTACTACCTACCAAGTAGGGTTAAATCATGAGTGGCAAATTTCAAATAACTTGAAAGCGATTACTGATATTGCCTACTCTGAAGCTAAAGGAGATGGGTATGGTAAAAGTCGTTTTTATGTAACACGTGCATTTAGTGAAATGGCGTACTCATTAGGAGGCGACTTTCCTTTAATTAATACCAAAGAAGATCTTACAGATCCAAATATTTGGTCTTCTCATGTTGTAACTAATGCTGGTAATGATACGCAGGATAACGTTTTAGAAGCTAAGCTTGATTTTGAGTACATTGTTGATGAAATGGGGTATTTACACAATATTGATTTTGGTTTTTATTACTCAGAAAGAGAAAAAGACAGAACAGCATCTAGACGAGGAGTATGTGGACGGTGTTTTAATAATGCAAAAGTGTCGATAACAGATCCATCAGTATTTAAAGCATTTAAACCAAGTGACTTTTTAAGCGAAGTGAGTGGTGGTTTTGCAAACAGCTGGATTGATTATGATTTTGACGCATTAACCGCCTATTACCAATCTGAAGAAGCATTAAGTCAACTTTCCACTGAAGATCGAGCAAACGTAGAGACACTGTTGGCTTCTGGGGGATTCGATGCCCAAGCAAGCGAAGGTGCAACCACTAACGTTCAAGAAGATAACTTTGCTGCCTATGTTCAACTAGGGTTTGCTGGTGACAACTGGGATTTAAACTTGGGCGCACGATATATTCAAACCGATCTCACTTCAACCGGGCAATATGTTTACATTGAAAAGTTAATAAATATTGTAAACCCTGATGGCAGCATTGAAAACAGAGATGCTGTTTTTAGTGACCCAGAAGTAAGATCATTTGAGAGTGATTATGATGAAATTCTTCCTAGTGCAAACTTTAAATGGGAGTTTATGGATGTCGAGGGATTAATTTTTAGAGCTAGCTATTCTGACACCATCACTCGACCAACTATTTCAAGCCTGTCAACCAGTGTTACCTATAATATTAATGTAGATGCGGAAAGAGTTAACGCTCAAAATCCAAATTTACAACCATTCAAATCTCAAAACTATGACGTTACTTTAGAGTGGTACATGGATGATTCAACGACGATTACCCTTGCTGGATTTCAAAAAAACCTATCTTCATTCCTCACAATTACAACAGAACCAGTCATGATTGAAGGTGTTCAATTTGGTGATACTCGCCCAAGAAATGGTGGCGAGGGGGAGATCACTGGGATTGAAGTTGCTTACCAACAATTATTTGACCAATTACCTGAACCGTTTAATGGATTAGGGATTCAAGCTAACTACACCAACATAGATAGTACCGCTGATTACAGTGAGTTGGGTGGCGTTGAGGACTTAACATTGGAAGGGTTGTCTGAGCATAACGCTAACCTGATTTTATTTTATGAAAGAGACGCAATAAAAGTAAGATTTGCCTATAACTATCGTTCTGATTATTTAAGTGAGGCGAGCACGTGGCTAGGGGGTCCAAAACATGTTGATGACTTCGGGCAGCTTGATTTTAGAGCGAGTTATGATTTTGCAGACACCATGCAGGTTTACTTTGAAGGAGTAAATATTACGAACGAAACATTAAGCCAATATTACAACCAGGATGAAAGTCAGAAGGTTGGTTATGAAGATTTTGGTTCTCGTTATGCGTTAGGTATACGGGCTCAGTTTTAATCATCACATGAGTAACTCTGCTTCGCTGGAGTTACTCAAATAGGTAATAGAAATGTATTTATTTAAACGATATTTAGCTGTAATTTTTATTTGTACTGGTTTAATCGCGTGTACAAAAGAGAGTGACTCTTCCCTACAAAAAGAAACGGTGAATGTACAGGATAAAAAGCCGAACATATTATGGATATATGTTGAAGACATCTCACCTGACTTTGCGCACGATGGTAATGATTTAGTAACCACTCCAACGATAGATGAGTTAGCAAGAGTCGGTGTAAAGTTTAACAATGCCATTGCGCCTGCGCCTGTTTGTTCTGCAATGAGATCAGCTATGATGACTGGGCAAATGCAAACAAATTTAGGTATTCATAACCATCACAGTTCGCGTACTCCAGAATCAACAATTTTACTCCCAGATAATATAAAAACTGTTCCTGAAATTATGAAGCAAAATGGTTATTTCACTTTTAATAGTGGTAAGGATGATTATAACTTCAGCTATGACCGTTTTGATTTATACAGCGGTGATTATAAGGTGCATCCACTCTACGGTAAGTCGGGTGTAGAAATTGATTGGAACGATAGAGCCAACCCAGAGCAACCATTCTTTGGACAAATCCAATTAAAAGGTGGAAAGCATATCTTCAGTAGCAAGTTTTCTGAAAAAGTGAAGTATCCCATCGATAGAAGTAAAATTAAGTTGCCTCCTTATTACCCAAATGATCCCATTGTTATTGAAGAATGGGCTAGGTATTTAGAATCTCTGCAGATCACAGATAGAGAGGTTGCAAGTGTTTTTTCTCGTTTAGAAAAAGATGGAGAATTAGAAAATACGGTCATATTTTTCTTTGCTGATCATGGTACTCGTTTTTTAAGACACAAACAGTTTTTATACGATGGTGGGCTTAAAGTACCTTTCATTGCTTATTGGAAAGGGCATGATGATAAGTTAACGCCGCAAGTAAGAGACGAGCAAGTAAGTATGCTTGATATAAGCGCAACAACGCTAAGCCTTGCCGGTATCGATATACCTGAATACTTTGAAGGTGAAAACTTATTTTCTGATAATTACCAGGGTCATAAATATGTTATTTCGGCTCGTGATAGATGTGATTTTACGATTGATAGAATTAGATCGGTTCGTTCAGAGCGCTTTAAATACATCCGAAACTTTTATCCTGAACGCTCAGGTATGCAACCTAGTTATAGAGATTACTGGGATCTAACCAAAGTATCTCGCAAGCTTTATGAAGATGGCAAGTTGAATGAGGTTCAAGCAAAGCACTTTTCTCCTACGAGGCCAAAAGAAGAACTTTACGATCTTGAAAACGACCCTCACGAAATCTTTAATTTAGCTGATGACAATAACTTTAAGTCGACGTTATTAGAGCACAGAAAGGTATTAGATGACTGGATACGTGATAGCAACGATCAAGGACAGTACCCTGAAAATGAAGAAGCGTTAAAGCTAATGTTAGGCATTTGGGGAGACACAGCGATTAACCCTGAATACGACGAACTCAGAATTAAATATCCAAATTTATCTGGTTCTCAATTCCCGCTTAAAAATGAAAAGTTTAAGCTTGTTTCTGAGCAGTAGTTTTAGTTTACGCTTGGACTGAGAGCTCCAAGCGTATGTCCTTCAACATTATTTTATTAGGTTAATAATGACAGAGTTATTTGATCCAGTAGAACATCCTCACCGCCGCTTTAACCCTTTATTAGGGGAGTCGGTGTTGGTATCTCCACATCGCGCTAAACGCCCTTGGCAAGGCCAAGAGGAAAGTGTCGATAATGAAATAAAGCCAATATATGACAATAATTGCTTTTTATGTAAAGGCAACACTCGCATTAATGGAGAGGTAAACCCAGCTTATGAAGGGACATTTGTATTTACTAATGACTTTGCTGCACTGCGTGAAAATGTGCCGCAGGTTAAGCATGTAGATCCGTTATTTTCAATGCAGAGCGAACGCGGAACAGCGCGAGTAATTTGTTTTTCCCCAGATCATTCAAAAACACTCCCAGAGTTATCAATTAATGAAATAGCCAACGTAGTGGATACTTGGCAACAGCAATGTGCTGAGTTATCGCAGACGTATCGTTGGATACAAGTATTTGAAAATAAAGGAGCTGTGATGGGGTGTTCAAACCCGCATCCCCATGGGCAAATTTGGGCGCAAGACCATCTTCCTAGTTTAGTTGAGCGTAAGAATATAAATTTAAAAAATTATTAT of Pseudoalteromonas arctica A 37-1-2 contains these proteins:
- a CDS encoding sulfatase family protein; translated protein: MYLFKRYLAVIFICTGLIACTKESDSSLQKETVNVQDKKPNILWIYVEDISPDFAHDGNDLVTTPTIDELARVGVKFNNAIAPAPVCSAMRSAMMTGQMQTNLGIHNHHSSRTPESTILLPDNIKTVPEIMKQNGYFTFNSGKDDYNFSYDRFDLYSGDYKVHPLYGKSGVEIDWNDRANPEQPFFGQIQLKGGKHIFSSKFSEKVKYPIDRSKIKLPPYYPNDPIVIEEWARYLESLQITDREVASVFSRLEKDGELENTVIFFFADHGTRFLRHKQFLYDGGLKVPFIAYWKGHDDKLTPQVRDEQVSMLDISATTLSLAGIDIPEYFEGENLFSDNYQGHKYVISARDRCDFTIDRIRSVRSERFKYIRNFYPERSGMQPSYRDYWDLTKVSRKLYEDGKLNEVQAKHFSPTRPKEELYDLENDPHEIFNLADDNNFKSTLLEHRKVLDDWIRDSNDQGQYPENEEALKLMLGIWGDTAINPEYDELRIKYPNLSGSQFPLKNEKFKLVSEQ
- a CDS encoding UDP-glucose--hexose-1-phosphate uridylyltransferase; amino-acid sequence: MTELFDPVEHPHRRFNPLLGESVLVSPHRAKRPWQGQEESVDNEIKPIYDNNCFLCKGNTRINGEVNPAYEGTFVFTNDFAALRENVPQVKHVDPLFSMQSERGTARVICFSPDHSKTLPELSINEIANVVDTWQQQCAELSQTYRWIQVFENKGAVMGCSNPHPHGQIWAQDHLPSLVERKNINLKNYYQQHGSNLLLDYAKREFELDERVVCVNDDWLVVVPYWAAWPFETLLLPRFELTRMTDVSAEQKISLASILKQITTRYDNLFQCPFPYSMGWHGAQYDDEEHPYWQLHAQFFPPLLRSATVKKFMVGYEMLAEAQRDITPEQAADILKQQSLTHYKEAKR